The Cognaticolwellia beringensis genome segment GCCGTGAAAACAATCACGCTTTTGGTTTATTTATTACTGATGACCAAAACACCAATATACTGATACCCGGTAATCGCTCTTCTTCAGTCGCTTTAATCGATGGTGAGTCAAAAGCGGCAGCATTGCGTTATCGTTACAGTGTTAATAATGACATTACACTAGGCTGGATAAGTACCCTGCGCACAGCAGAAGATTATTCAAATAATGTTAATGGTATAGATGCTCGGTTTCGTTTAACCACCGAGGACGTTGTTAAATTTCAAACGCTGTTTTCATCAACAGAATATCCCGATGATTTATTTAAACAATTTTGTAATGTCGATGAAGAAGAAGCACAAGCAAGCTGTGCAACCCCTGAGAGTAATGATGACTGTGAATTTGGCGACTGCATTTATAACGAAAATGTATTACGTACATTAAAAGAAGATAGTTTTAGCGGCAATGCTTTTAAAGCGGGTTATTACCACAACGACAGTGATTGGTATTACCGGGTGATTTATGAGCGACAAAATGCTGGCTTTCGTGGCGATCTTGGTTTTATGTCGCGTGTAGATCACAATAGATTTTCTATCGGTGGTGATCGAAAATGGTATGCAGAACCAGGTAACTGGTGGAGTCAATTTAAAATTTATTCCGACTGGGACATAACCCACAATGATGATAATGAACTGATTGAAAAAGAGTTTGATATTAACGCACAACTCAACGCCCGTTATAGTTCGTACTTTAAGCTAGGCTTCACTCATCGTGAAAGTGTTGGTAGCCGACTTGATAAAAGTAACCTATTTATTGACAATAACACGACACTTTTTACCGAAAACCAGTTTTTCTTATTTGCAGAGACTAAACCTTTATTAGGTTTTTATCTCAACGCTAATTTAACTTGGGGTGACAAAATTGATTATCGCAATAACCGGTTAGGCAAAATAAGCCGAGTCAGCAGTAATATTAATTGGAATATTAACAAACACCTCGAAATAAAACTAAACCAGACTTTTAGCCAATTAAATGCCGATGGTGAAAACGTATTTATAGCGCGATTAACAGATTTACGCACCACCTATCAATTTAACGTTCAAAGCTTTCTTCGACTGAGTTTCATTTTAAATAACACCAGTCGAAACCCTGCTAACTATTTATATAGCGCACCAGAGGATGTAAGTCGGCATAGCAAAAACTTATCAACAGAACTGCTATATGCTTATAAAATAAACCCTCAAACGGTATTTTACTTCGGCTATTCTGATAGACATTACAGCGATGAAACCATTCGAGATTTACTACAAGAACAGCGTAGCTTATTCATGAAGTTTAGCTATGCATGGCTTAAGTAGAGCCAAACAGTACAAGCTGTATAGAGCGTAACAGCCTATTTTAATTGCTAAAAAACCACCATTAAAGGTGGTTTTTTTATACCAAAACTGAACTATATATTGCCATTTGTTAGCAAATTTGTAACAATTTATTAAAAGGAATTACATTAACGTAGAACAAGTTACGTTGAAAAATTAAAATAATAAAAATATTGGAGTGGTAAATTTGAAGTTCATTAAACGCGGCATATCTGTACTCGCCTGCGCATTAATACTAGGTATACAGCCGAGTTATGCAGAAAAAAGCACCGTAAAATCAACACAATTAAACATTCCTCATACTGATCTTGAGCTAAATGTTGATGGTGAATTAAATGAAACCCTATGGCTGCAAGCACTCGATATATCACTCAATATCGTTAATAGCCCCTGGAATAACAAACCAAGCCCTGTTTCAACCAAGGCAAAAATCATTGAAAACGGCGAATTTATCTATGTTTCGTTTATCGCACAAGACCCTAACCCTGAATTAATTCAAGGGTTTTTAGGTGACCGCGATACCCGCTGGCGCGATGATCTCGTTGGTTTTAAGTTAGACACATACAATAATCGTCGTTTAAGTTACCAATTCTTTGTTAACCCTTATGGTGTTCAGCACGACCAAATTGAAAATGAAATGACGAGAACCACAGATGCTGCATGGGATGGCATTTGGGAGTCTGCTGGGGTGGTAACCACCGAAGGCTATCAAGTTGAGATAGCTATTCCGTATCATATTTTAAATTTTGACGACAATGATGACGTTAAAACTTGGGCGATTGAATTAATCCGCTTATATCCGCGTGATTCTCATTTACGTATATCTCACATAGCGCTCGATCGCGACGACTCTTGTTGGTTATGTCAAATTCCAGAAATTACCGGATTTAAAGAAGCTAAAGCCAGTAAGAACCTGATGTTGACACCAACGTTAGTTGCTAGCAGGAATGAAAACCGCGAAATATTTACACCTACGACCGATTGGCAAAGTGAAAACGATATAGATGCAGGTTTAGACTTACGTTGGGGCATTAACGCTAATACATTATTGAATGTTACCGTAAATCCGGACTTTTCAAATGTAGAATCAGACGCCGGCCAATTGAGTGTAAATAAAACCTTTTCATTATTTTATGATGAAAAACGTCAGTTTTTTGTTGAAAACTCAGAGTACTTTTCCAGCGACTTTGACCTAGTATATACACGTAATATTGCCGATCCAGAGTATGGCGCTAAGCTAACAGGCACCGAAGGAAAACACAGCTATGGTGCGTTCATGACCAATGATACGCAAACCAATATTATTCTGCCGGGTAATACTAACTCGCGATTAATTTCCATAGACAGCGCCAGTGAATCTGGTGCAATTAAATATCGTTATGATGTTAACGAAGATTTATCCGTTGGTGTTATTAGCACTTTACGCCAAACCGATGATTATCATAACTTCGTTTCAGGCATTGACTCAAAGTATCGTTTGAATGACTCTAACTCACTTCAAGCACAAATTCTGTTGGCCGATACCAAAGACGCCGCTGAATTTAGCCAAAGTGGCCAAGAAGAAAACTTTAACGACCATGCCTTTAAAATAAAATATAAACATGACTCAGAATATTGGCAAGTATTTGCCGAACACCAAGAAATAGGCGCAAAATTTCGTGCCGACTTAGGCTTTATGCCCCGTGCTGATTATCAAAAAAGTAACGTACTGGTGAATCATTTTATCTATGGCGAGCCTGACAGTACTTGGCAAGAAATTAAAATTGCGGGCCAATGGCAAATATTACACAACGAAAAAGGTGAGCTGTTAGAGCGCTCTGTTGCTACTAATTTTAGTATTGATGGTCCAAAACTCTCATTTTTTGATGTGATGCTAGTTTCCGCTGATAAAGTAGGTTTACGCCGCCATGAATTAAACTTTAACCTACCTATTGATAACAGCATTGACGGTAACACCGATCGTTTCCAAGAAAACCAAGCCGTTTTTTATGCAACCGCTCAGCCTACAGCACAATTTTCGACTGAATTTGAACTAACCATTGGTGATAAAATAGATTATGAAAACAATAGATTAGGCGATTACATCGCGATTTTTGGTAATGTAAAATATAACGTTAATAAACATTTAGAGTTTGAATTTTCACATACTTATAGTGATTTAGAAGCTGAAAATGCCAATGTATTCACAGAAAACTTAACAGAATTACGTATTTCTTATCAATTTAATGTAAATAGCTATTTAAAGTTTAACGTGGTTTATACTGATATAGACTTTAATCTAGATAATAACGCTAGCGCCTATACAGCAAAGGATAATAATTTATCAACACAGCTAATTTATGCCTATAAGATTAACCCTCAAACTGTGTTCTACTTGGGTTATTCAGATAACAGTTATCAAGATGATAGATTAAAAAGTATTTCGCGCGAACAGCGTACAATTTACAGTAAAATTAGTTATGCGTGGTTGCCATAAACCTGCAGATAAGCTTTGTAATAAGCGCTTTCATAGAAAATCAACGATTGATAAACGTTAACGACGGATTCAATAACCAATAGCTAAATGTTATTGGTTATTTTTTATTGGTTACTGGACTGGTTACTGAATCATATGCAAAGCTTATGTTTATTCGCTAAGGGTACTCTATCTTGCTGCCCTTCTGCTTTAAGCTATGGTGATTTGATAAAGCATTTACCACAATTTTATTAATAGTTTATAGTAATTAAGCTGGCCCATTCGCGGGCTTGTTTACTTTTTTCTTATTAGTTTTTCTGTCAAAACCTTTATCATTAACGACAATTGTAGATGAAATTTTATCTTGAATAGCTTGTCGGTTAGGATCCCAAAATATTTGAGCAAAACCTAGTAAGCCGGTAGCAATACCAGCGCCATAACCACCATAACGGCCAAAACTATCCCAAATGGATAAGGGTGTCCCATCAAGCTGAACAACCCGAATGTTTAAAAGCCTTTTCCCTGGTGTTTGACCGTACCAAAGTGCAGTAAACATAGTAAAATAGAATGCCGCCCAACCGAAGCCTAGCCCAAGGTCCTCGACTAAACCTTGAAGCCAAGCAAAGCCTTTATATACAGCTGGATTCGGTAGTTCAACATCGGCAGGATTAGGTAGTTCAACATCTGCAGGTTCAGCTTTATCCTCCTCATTCAGCGCAGTTAAGTTATCTATTTTAGTTTCAATTTTTTTGCTAATGGCTTTAGCTTTCTCAACAGTGGTAGGCATATTATTTTCATCAATTGTTGACGTAGCATTTTGCTGTTGGGACTCGTTATTCTCATGTAACTTTTGTAGATGCCCGCTTAATTGTGTCATTTTTTTCGGTGTTAAGCGGCTATTACTAGCAATATTATCAATTAAGTATGTGTTAAATTTTTTCATGCCTGCCGATGATGTAGTTTGCTCTGCATAAGCTGAGGATAAACCTTCACTCAACTCCTGCCAGCATGAATATTGCTCACATTCGCTATGCGAAATAGCAACGCTAGCAGCTAAGGTAAGCGTGGCTTTGATAAAGTCATTATTTTCTTTTTCTGTCGTGCCTTGTTTGTTGCTTTGGTTGCTTTTATTACCCGACACAGAGTCTTGATTCTGCCCTGCCTGCTCAACGCGATTATTAAAAGTATCCAAGTGAGTGAAAAATTTTGGCAAAAAATCGATTAAGATAACGAAAACAATAAGCGCGGCAAAAATACGTAAAGCGGTTTCTTTTAAACCACTTATGTTACCTAATTTTTTAGCGCGTTTTTTACTACCAATGTTAAATAATGTTATCGCCACCAATACAGCTAATAATTCACCTGGTGCGCCACTTAACAGCGCCACTAAAACCAAATCGACTGATAATGCCATAGCGCGTTGCCATGGAACGGCTAATGATATACCAAATAGAGATTTATCTATTTTAAAAGCAAAGGGGGTTAGTATTTCGCGGGTTTCTTTACCTGATAGCTTTTCAGCTTTAGCCTTGATTTTCGCCATTTTTGAAATATCTTCATGACTATTTTTTGCATTGCTATTATCAGAGCTTGTATCAATGTTATCTGTCACTATTATTCCATTACGGTTAGGGTGCTATTATTTAGCTATTAGTCATTTAAAATAAAGCTAACAATATCAATAATCTGATTATACATTATTCTCTTTAAACAGCGATAAAGCTAGTGTAAGACGGTTTTCTATCATTCATTAAATACGCCTTTAAGACTCATTAGTTGGGTATCTATTCCTTTTTTGCATATAAGATACCGAAATATCACTTCTTTTTCTGCCATAAAGGGTTAACCTAATTACAAAGTGTTGACTAAACTGAATTAACTTTCGATAGTTAACACATACATACAAATAAAAAATCTGTATGACATACTCAGTTGTACCGTGATAACAGGATAAAAAAATGTCGACTATATTTGAAGATAACTCAACATCAATTGGTAATACCCCGCTAGTAAAGCTTAACCGCATTGTCAGTGGTGAAAATACAGCAAATATCTACGCTAAAATTGAAGCACGTAACCCAAGCTTCAGTGTTAAGTGCCGTATTGGTGCCAACATGATTTGGGATGCCGAGAAAAAAGGTTTGCTTAGTGCTGGTAAATCTATTGTCGAGCCGACTAGTGGTAACACAGGTATCGCGCTAGCATTTGTTGCGGCTGCACGTGGTTATGAAATTACACTTACCATGCCTAATACGATGAGTTTGGAACGCAGAAAACTATTAATCGCACTTGGCGCTAAACTCGTATTAACTGATGGCGCTAAAGGTATGGGTGGCGCAATTGCCAAGGCACAAGAAATTAAAGATGCTGATCCAGATAATGTGGTACTGCTAGGTCAATTTGATAATCCAGCTAACCCTGAAATTCATGAAAAAACTACCGGTCCTGAAATTTGGCGTGATACTAAAGGCCAAATTGATTTCTTCGTTGCTGGTGTGGGTACAGGTGGCACAATTACCGGTACAACGCGATACCTTAAAAGTGTTGCCGAGCATAAAATCACATCAGTGGCTGTAGAACCAACAGACTCTCCTGTTATTACCCAAGCCATGGCAGGTGAAGAACTAAAACCAGGCCCTCATAAGATTCAAGGTATTGGTGCTGGTTTTATTCCTGGCAACTTAGATCTTTCGCTTATTGATGCTGTAGAACAGATTTCAAATGATGATTCTATGGCGATGGCGCATCGCTTAATGAAAGAAGAAGGTATTCTTGCTGGTATTTCATCAGGTGCTGCGGTTGTTGCTGCTAAGCGTATTGCTGAAAGACCAGAGAATGCCGGTAAAAATATTGTGGTTATTTTACCTAGCTCTGCTGAGCGTTACCTTTCAAGCGCTTTGTTCACTGATTCATTTAGTGAAGAAGACCTAGCGTAGTAAATATATCGAATAGTGCTATTTAAAGGTAAGTATAAATAATACTTTTACCTTCTACTTTTAAAGACGTAATTTGATAAAAATTACGTCTTTTTTATTTAAAAACATTAGGTTTACCAACAATATTTACGGTAGTATGAACTCAATATTATCGAATTACTTGTTACTTTATGAATTATATGAAATTTATCCTTCTAAGCTTAACATTACTGCTATTTGGCTGTAATGAAGTAGACAAAAACAAAATTAACAATGTTGATAACCCTGAAGTGGTCGCCATTGAATTTTTTAATGCTTTGTATAACGAACAAAACATTAAAAAAGCAGCCTCGGTTTGTAGCCCGAAATTATCTCGTATTATTTTGCACTATAAATCACCTAAGGCTGTTGCTCGTCATTTGTTCAATATGTCGTATGATAAGGTTGAGATAACACCTGACGATAGCGGCATTAAGGTCAGAGAGCAGTTCAATAGTTCCGCTATAATTACGGTTTATTTTGACGGTTATTATCAAGATGAACGTTTGAAAGATGTTAAACGCTTGTCATTAGTTCAAGTCGACGACAAATGGGTTATCGATAAAATATTAAAAGACCCCTTTTAATTTACTCAGTAAAAACAACTAAAAACGGCGTCAATATTGACGCCGTTTTGCTTTTTAAAGTGCTTAGAAACTTTTAGTAACTCTTAATAACCAACAGCTGTGCCTTCTCGTCTCGGGTCAGCGCCGCCAAGTAATTTACCCTTTGATAATTGTATCGCTTGTATACCACTATTTAAATCACGCACCACAACCTGATGACCTTTTGCTTCTAACGCCGATTTAAGCTTTACTAAATCTGTGCCTTTTTCCAATGTTGTGACTTTATTCCGATTAGTTAAATGAGGTAAGTTTATCGCTGATTGTGGGTCAAGTTGCCAATCAAGAATAGCAATCATGGTTTGTGCGACATAATTAATAATACGACTACCGCCAGGTGAGCCTATAACAAGCTTTAACGCCTTATCTTGGTCAAATACCATCATAGGTGCCATTGAGCTTCGTGGCCGCTTACCAGGCTCTAAACGGTTGGCGACCCATTGACCATTTTGTTTCGGATCTAATGAAAAATCTGTCAATTGATTATTAAGAATAAAACCTTCAACCATCACCGCTGAGCCAAAACCCATTTCTACACTCGTGGTCATTGAAATAGCATTTCCGTCTTCATCAACAATTGAAATATGGCTTGTAGAGGGAAGTTCATAAGCATTGTCATCGGCTTGAACCAGCGCGCCTGTCGGTGTACCAGCGTGCGCAGTACCCATGTCTTTATCAAGATTAATTAATGCCGAACGCTGCGCCATATAAGACTTTTCGATTAAGCCTTGTGTTGGCACATTAACAAAACTACTATCAGCAATATACCGGTTACGATCGGCAAAGGCTAAGCGCGAACTCTGGGTAAATAAATGGGAAAACTGTGCATCGCTCATCGAATATTTTGCAATATCAAACGGTTCAAGTTGTCCCAAAATTTGAATAATTGCCACACCACCTGAACTTGGCGGTGCCATTCCACAAACCTGATATTGTCGATATGGGCCACACACTGCGGGTAACTCTTTTGCACGGTAGTTTTTCATATCAGCAAGGGTCAAGCGCCCCGGTGCAATGACTGATTGTTGAACTGCAGCAACAATTTTTTTCGCGATCCAACCTTGATAAAAAGCATTGATGCCATTTTTAGCAATACTGCGATAGACAAAAGCGAGTTTTGGATTTTTTAACAGCTGCCCTGCTTTAATTGGCTTGCCGTTAGGAAAAAAGTAGTTTTTTATTGTCGGTAACTTGGTAATACCTGGGTTAAATTCCATCGCGACAAGCTTTTCTAAACGAGGTGAGACAATAAAACCTGACTCTGCCAATTTTATCGCATCTTCAAACAAAACAGCCCACGGTAGTTTGCCATATTTTTCATGGGCTTTTTTAAGGCCGGCTAGTACACCCGGCACACCAACAGCATGACCACCAACAACCGCTTTAATCCAGGGTATAGCTCGG includes the following:
- a CDS encoding carbohydrate binding family 9 domain-containing protein, whose protein sequence is MYFPIKPIILSLTLILLLMPPLVFSATLQISTKINNEIIEIPKISGEMVIDASLNEPQWQSAKKVFINNVTRPHDNIPSPVHTEALLMESEGYFYLAFIAKDPDIESIRAFLKDRDKSWGDDLVGIKIDTYNDQRSAYRFLVNPLGVQIDGIESEITQKESDAWDGIWESAGKIVPDGFIVEMALPLRMLNFQESAGKQVWGLELLRYYPRDENLRLSNIHLDRGNSCEICQIATASGFEGAKQGSNFTVTPSVVLGATQDRDDNNEWQDNHNTEASLDLRWGITPDWLLNATINPDFSTVEADNAQLNINNTFALFNREKRPFFLDNQDYFDSDYNVVYTRNINAPNYGAKLTGRENNHAFGLFITDDQNTNILIPGNRSSSVALIDGESKAAALRYRYSVNNDITLGWISTLRTAEDYSNNVNGIDARFRLTTEDVVKFQTLFSSTEYPDDLFKQFCNVDEEEAQASCATPESNDDCEFGDCIYNENVLRTLKEDSFSGNAFKAGYYHNDSDWYYRVIYERQNAGFRGDLGFMSRVDHNRFSIGGDRKWYAEPGNWWSQFKIYSDWDITHNDDNELIEKEFDINAQLNARYSSYFKLGFTHRESVGSRLDKSNLFIDNNTTLFTENQFFLFAETKPLLGFYLNANLTWGDKIDYRNNRLGKISRVSSNINWNINKHLEIKLNQTFSQLNADGENVFIARLTDLRTTYQFNVQSFLRLSFILNNTSRNPANYLYSAPEDVSRHSKNLSTELLYAYKINPQTVFYFGYSDRHYSDETIRDLLQEQRSLFMKFSYAWLK
- a CDS encoding carbohydrate binding family 9 domain-containing protein, with amino-acid sequence MKFIKRGISVLACALILGIQPSYAEKSTVKSTQLNIPHTDLELNVDGELNETLWLQALDISLNIVNSPWNNKPSPVSTKAKIIENGEFIYVSFIAQDPNPELIQGFLGDRDTRWRDDLVGFKLDTYNNRRLSYQFFVNPYGVQHDQIENEMTRTTDAAWDGIWESAGVVTTEGYQVEIAIPYHILNFDDNDDVKTWAIELIRLYPRDSHLRISHIALDRDDSCWLCQIPEITGFKEAKASKNLMLTPTLVASRNENREIFTPTTDWQSENDIDAGLDLRWGINANTLLNVTVNPDFSNVESDAGQLSVNKTFSLFYDEKRQFFVENSEYFSSDFDLVYTRNIADPEYGAKLTGTEGKHSYGAFMTNDTQTNIILPGNTNSRLISIDSASESGAIKYRYDVNEDLSVGVISTLRQTDDYHNFVSGIDSKYRLNDSNSLQAQILLADTKDAAEFSQSGQEENFNDHAFKIKYKHDSEYWQVFAEHQEIGAKFRADLGFMPRADYQKSNVLVNHFIYGEPDSTWQEIKIAGQWQILHNEKGELLERSVATNFSIDGPKLSFFDVMLVSADKVGLRRHELNFNLPIDNSIDGNTDRFQENQAVFYATAQPTAQFSTEFELTIGDKIDYENNRLGDYIAIFGNVKYNVNKHLEFEFSHTYSDLEAENANVFTENLTELRISYQFNVNSYLKFNVVYTDIDFNLDNNASAYTAKDNNLSTQLIYAYKINPQTVFYLGYSDNSYQDDRLKSISREQRTIYSKISYAWLP
- a CDS encoding RDD family protein, yielding MTDNIDTSSDNSNAKNSHEDISKMAKIKAKAEKLSGKETREILTPFAFKIDKSLFGISLAVPWQRAMALSVDLVLVALLSGAPGELLAVLVAITLFNIGSKKRAKKLGNISGLKETALRIFAALIVFVILIDFLPKFFTHLDTFNNRVEQAGQNQDSVSGNKSNQSNKQGTTEKENNDFIKATLTLAASVAISHSECEQYSCWQELSEGLSSAYAEQTTSSAGMKKFNTYLIDNIASNSRLTPKKMTQLSGHLQKLHENNESQQQNATSTIDENNMPTTVEKAKAISKKIETKIDNLTALNEEDKAEPADVELPNPADVELPNPAVYKGFAWLQGLVEDLGLGFGWAAFYFTMFTALWYGQTPGKRLLNIRVVQLDGTPLSIWDSFGRYGGYGAGIATGLLGFAQIFWDPNRQAIQDKISSTIVVNDKGFDRKTNKKKVNKPANGPA
- the cysK gene encoding cysteine synthase A is translated as MSTIFEDNSTSIGNTPLVKLNRIVSGENTANIYAKIEARNPSFSVKCRIGANMIWDAEKKGLLSAGKSIVEPTSGNTGIALAFVAAARGYEITLTMPNTMSLERRKLLIALGAKLVLTDGAKGMGGAIAKAQEIKDADPDNVVLLGQFDNPANPEIHEKTTGPEIWRDTKGQIDFFVAGVGTGGTITGTTRYLKSVAEHKITSVAVEPTDSPVITQAMAGEELKPGPHKIQGIGAGFIPGNLDLSLIDAVEQISNDDSMAMAHRLMKEEGILAGISSGAAVVAAKRIAERPENAGKNIVVILPSSAERYLSSALFTDSFSEEDLA
- the ggt gene encoding gamma-glutamyltransferase, with protein sequence MKGLLSLLLISTSLMVVAVPDKKREDREPEAATGIIAKQTLVTEHAMVATANPYASNAGLKILKQGGSAVDAAIAVQLVLTLVEPQSSGIGGGAFMLHWDNKAEKLTTFDGRETAPAAATTDMFLDETGRAIPWIKAVVGGHAVGVPGVLAGLKKAHEKYGKLPWAVLFEDAIKLAESGFIVSPRLEKLVAMEFNPGITKLPTIKNYFFPNGKPIKAGQLLKNPKLAFVYRSIAKNGINAFYQGWIAKKIVAAVQQSVIAPGRLTLADMKNYRAKELPAVCGPYRQYQVCGMAPPSSGGVAIIQILGQLEPFDIAKYSMSDAQFSHLFTQSSRLAFADRNRYIADSSFVNVPTQGLIEKSYMAQRSALINLDKDMGTAHAGTPTGALVQADDNAYELPSTSHISIVDEDGNAISMTTSVEMGFGSAVMVEGFILNNQLTDFSLDPKQNGQWVANRLEPGKRPRSSMAPMMVFDQDKALKLVIGSPGGSRIINYVAQTMIAILDWQLDPQSAINLPHLTNRNKVTTLEKGTDLVKLKSALEAKGHQVVVRDLNSGIQAIQLSKGKLLGGADPRREGTAVGY